A portion of the Salmo trutta chromosome 1, fSalTru1.1, whole genome shotgun sequence genome contains these proteins:
- the LOC115151573 gene encoding jun dimerization protein 2 — protein MVAGSNMMPGQILDTSLTAGSLPSLGPLAGISATTLTDQLKLAQDFRNLGAMLSPLHFLGRLGKRPLTAIKGEMDEDDERRRRRRDKNKVAAARCRNRKKERTDFLQRESERLEVVNTDLKSQIEELRMERQQLMVMLNLHRPTCIVRTDSVKTPESEANPLLEHLAAENLTASK, from the exons ATGGTGGCTGGGTCTAACATGATGCCCGGCCAGATCCTCGACACCTCCCTGACGGCTGGCTCCTTGCCCAGCCTGGGCCCACTGGCGGGCATCTCTGCCACTACACTCACCGATCAGCTCAAACTTGCACAGGACTTCAGGAACCTGGGCGCCATGTTGTCACCGCTGCATTTCCTGGGACGGCTGGGCAAGAGGCCGCTCACTGCTATcaagggagag ATGGACGAGGACGATGAGCGGAGGAGACGGAGGAGAGATAAGAACAAAGTGGCAGCAGCACGATGTCGGAACAGGAAGAAGGAGAGAACAGACTTCCTCCAAAGG GAGTCGGAGCGTTTGGAGGTGGTGAACACTGACCTGAAGTCCCAGATTGAGGAGTTGAGGATGGAGAGACAGCAGTTAATGGTAATGCTCAACCTCCACCGCCCCACCTGCATCGTCCGCACCGACAGCGTCAAGACCCCCGAGAGCGAGGCCAACCCCCTGCTAGAACACCTGGCTGCCGAAAATCTGACCGCCTCCAAATGA